Proteins encoded in a region of the Rickettsia tillamookensis genome:
- a CDS encoding HD domain-containing protein, protein MEDISSWKEKFEVCVYAKKLLDKLEYLNTKVKKTVDLEEIKKGIFYARKYHGSQMRQSGDPYYSHPIEVAIMLAVFVAEEAPKLYTSNMINAALLHDTIEDTELTEEVITTIFGLEVANHVEGLTRIKPYGKISAEESLNLLIQQKRYDTALIKLFDRIHNIQTLGAKSPEKIEKILNETLKAFLIIAAYLEVYSIEKELIRLTKVYCLKPKNAIPFGDNSQLLSLIL, encoded by the coding sequence ATGGAAGATATAAGCTCTTGGAAAGAAAAGTTTGAAGTTTGCGTTTATGCTAAGAAACTACTTGATAAACTTGAATATTTAAACACTAAAGTAAAAAAAACTGTAGACCTTGAAGAAATTAAAAAAGGCATTTTCTATGCTCGTAAATATCACGGTTCTCAAATGCGTCAATCCGGCGATCCGTATTATTCGCACCCGATTGAAGTGGCAATTATGCTTGCGGTATTTGTAGCTGAAGAAGCTCCTAAACTTTATACTTCTAACATGATAAATGCTGCTCTACTTCATGATACTATTGAAGATACAGAACTTACCGAAGAAGTCATAACTACAATTTTTGGGCTAGAAGTTGCAAACCACGTAGAGGGTTTAACTAGAATCAAACCTTACGGAAAAATTAGTGCCGAAGAAAGCCTCAATTTATTAATTCAGCAAAAAAGATATGATACAGCTCTTATAAAATTATTTGATAGAATCCATAATATACAAACATTAGGAGCTAAATCACCTGAGAAAATAGAAAAGATACTGAATGAAACCCTTAAGGCTTTTCTAATTATTGCTGCTTATCTTGAGGTATATAGTATAGAAAAAGAGCTGATTAGGCTTACTAAAGTGTACTGCTTAAAGCCTAAAAACGCTATACCTTTTGGGGATAATTCCCAGCTACTATCTCTAATCCTCTAA
- a CDS encoding MFS transporter — MRGYEKEQRNLTSEQKQAVGLLSIGTFLEYFDLMLYVHMAVLLNELFFPKSDPYTHSLLAAFSFCATFVFRPVGALIFGWIGDNIGRKTTVIITTFLMALSCLLIAVVPTYAEIGFTAALIFTLCRIVQGMSSMGEKVGAELYLTEITAPPIQYPIVSLIAGFSTFGTNCALGVASLILSLGINWRIIFVIGAVVALVGTVARKQLRETPEFVNAKLRLTKAMIEINKDPEILKTSVVWNEKVNKKTAFAIFLINCAWPICFYFVYVHCSDILKHSFNYNPEQIINHNFIVSLSELASFFVLLYLSYKIHPLKILKFVSIMFLVFVLICPYLLIFCVKTPFTLLCIQSFLVAFAPGVEPAAAIFFKHLPIFKRFTYSTFMYAAARALIYAITSFGMIYLIKLFNYWGLLIVMLPVSLGYIFGINHFRGLEIVAGNYPQKV; from the coding sequence ATGCGTGGCTACGAGAAAGAACAAAGAAATTTAACAAGTGAACAAAAGCAGGCAGTAGGTCTTCTTTCAATAGGTACGTTTCTAGAATATTTTGATCTTATGTTGTATGTGCATATGGCAGTACTTCTTAACGAGCTTTTCTTCCCTAAATCAGACCCGTATACTCATTCTCTTCTTGCTGCTTTTTCTTTCTGTGCTACTTTTGTTTTTAGACCGGTAGGAGCTTTAATATTCGGTTGGATAGGTGATAATATAGGAAGAAAAACTACAGTAATAATTACAACTTTCTTAATGGCACTTTCGTGTTTACTTATAGCGGTTGTTCCAACATATGCAGAAATAGGATTTACAGCAGCCTTAATATTTACATTATGTCGTATAGTGCAGGGTATGTCATCGATGGGTGAAAAAGTTGGAGCAGAATTATATTTAACGGAAATTACTGCTCCTCCAATACAATATCCTATCGTCTCATTAATAGCTGGTTTTTCTACTTTTGGCACAAACTGTGCATTAGGGGTAGCATCGTTAATACTCTCCCTAGGTATTAATTGGCGTATTATTTTTGTTATTGGAGCTGTAGTTGCTTTAGTTGGAACAGTAGCAAGAAAACAGCTTCGAGAAACACCTGAGTTTGTTAACGCAAAGCTTAGACTAACAAAAGCTATGATTGAGATTAATAAGGATCCTGAAATTTTAAAAACTAGTGTAGTTTGGAATGAAAAAGTTAATAAGAAAACGGCTTTTGCTATATTTTTAATAAATTGTGCATGGCCTATATGTTTCTACTTTGTTTATGTACATTGTAGCGATATTTTAAAACATTCGTTTAATTATAATCCAGAGCAAATTATTAATCATAATTTTATTGTCTCATTATCAGAATTAGCCAGTTTTTTTGTATTACTTTACTTAAGCTATAAAATACATCCTTTAAAAATTCTAAAATTTGTATCAATAATGTTTTTGGTTTTTGTATTAATATGTCCATACCTATTGATATTTTGCGTTAAAACTCCTTTTACTTTACTGTGTATTCAATCATTTTTAGTAGCATTCGCTCCGGGAGTAGAACCGGCTGCTGCTATATTTTTTAAACATTTACCAATTTTTAAAAGATTTACATATAGTACTTTTATGTATGCAGCAGCACGTGCCTTAATATACGCAATTACTTCTTTTGGAATGATTTATTTAATAAAATTATTTAATTATTGGGGATTATTAATTGTTATGCTTCCAGTCTCATTAGGGTATATATTTGGTATAAATCATTTTAGAGGATTAGAGATAGTAGCTGGGAATTATCCCCAAAAGGTATAG